From Pan troglodytes isolate AG18354 chromosome 11, NHGRI_mPanTro3-v2.0_pri, whole genome shotgun sequence, the proteins below share one genomic window:
- the OR13C8 gene encoding olfactory receptor 13C8 produces MERTNDSTSTEFFLVGLSAHPKLQTVFFVLILWMYLMILLGNGVLISVIIFDSHLHTPMYFFLGNLSFLDVCYTSSSVPLILASFLAVKKKVSFSGCMVQMFISFAMGATECMLLGMMALDRYVAICYPLRYPVIMSKGAYVAMAAGSWGTGLVDSVVQTALAMQLPFCANNVINHFVCEILAILKLACADISINVISMTGSNLIVLVIPLLVISISYIFIVATILRIPSTEGKHKAFSTCSAHLTVVIIFYGTIFFMYAKPESKASVDSGNEDIIEALISLFYGVMTPMLNPLIYSLRNKDVKTAVKNILCRKNFSDGK; encoded by the coding sequence ATGGAAAGGACCAACGATTCCACGTCGACAGAATTTTTCCTGGTAGGGCTTTCTGCCCACCCAAAGCTCCAGACAGTTTTCTTCGTTCTAATTTTGTGGATGTACCTGATGATCCTGCTTGGAAATGGAGTCCTTATCTCAGTTATCATCTTTGATTCTCACCTGCACACCCCCATGTATTTCTTCCTCGGTAATCTTTCCTTCCTTGACGTTTGCTACACAAGTTCCTCTGTCCCACTAATTCTTGCCAGCTTTCTGGCAGTAAAGAAAAAGGTTTCCTTCTCTGGGTGTATGgtgcaaatgtttatttcttttgccatGGGGGCCACGGAGTGCATGCTCTTAGGCATGATGGCACTTGACCGCTATGTGGCCATCTGCTACCCACTGAGATACCCTGTCATCATGAGCAAGGGTGCCTATGTGGCCATGGCAGCTGGGTCCTGGGGCACTGGGCTTGTGGACTCAGTAGTGCAGACAGCTCTTGCAATGCAGTTACCATTCTGTGCTAATAATGTCATTAACCATTTTGTCTGTGAAATTCTGGCTATCTTGAAACTGGCCTGTGCTGATATTTCAATCAATGTGATTAGTATGACAGGGTCGAATCTGATTGTTCTGGTTATTCCATTGTTAGTAATTTCCATCTCTTACATATTTATTGTTGCCACTATTCTGAGGATTCCTTCCACTGAAGGAAAACATAAGGCCTTCTCCACCTGCTCAGCCCACCTGACAGTGGTGATTATATTCTATGGAACCATCTTCTTCATGTACGCAAAGCCTGAGTCTAAAGCCTCTGTTGATTCGGGTAATGAAGACATCATTGAGGCCCTCATCTCCCTTTTCTATGGAGTGATGACTCCCATGCTTAATCCTCTCATCTATAGTCTGCGAAACAAGGATGTAAAGACTGCTGTCAAAAACATACTGTGTAGGAAAAACTTTTCTGATGGAAAATGA